Proteins encoded within one genomic window of Schaalia sp. HMT-172:
- the orn gene encoding oligoribonuclease, translating into MTGLDVERDALIEVAVVVTDGDLRIVDPGMDVLITPPEAALENMNDFVRAMHTSSGLLEDLKTDAVSMEEATEQVLSYIKRFVPQEGKALLAGNSVGTDKMFLEANMPSVINHLHYRLVDVSSIKELAKRWYRAAFAESPDKHGGHRALADILESIQELEYYRRVLFPAEPVTTERAREVAREVVALGIPTMGEAAEA; encoded by the coding sequence ATGACTGGCCTGGACGTCGAGCGCGACGCCCTTATCGAGGTGGCGGTTGTGGTCACCGACGGCGACCTGCGGATCGTCGACCCCGGCATGGACGTCCTTATTACGCCCCCCGAAGCCGCCCTGGAGAACATGAACGACTTCGTGCGCGCCATGCACACCTCCTCCGGGCTGCTCGAGGACCTCAAGACCGACGCCGTGTCGATGGAGGAAGCGACCGAGCAGGTCCTGTCCTACATCAAGCGTTTCGTGCCTCAGGAGGGCAAGGCGCTCCTGGCGGGCAACTCGGTGGGCACCGACAAGATGTTCCTCGAGGCGAACATGCCTTCCGTCATCAACCACCTGCACTACCGTCTCGTGGACGTGTCCTCCATTAAGGAGCTTGCTAAGCGCTGGTACCGTGCGGCTTTCGCCGAGTCGCCGGATAAGCACGGCGGCCACCGTGCCTTGGCCGACATCCTCGAGTCCATCCAGGAGCTGGAGTACTACCGTCGCGTTCTCTTCCCGGCTGAGCCGGTGACGACGGAGCGCGCACGTGAGGTGGCTCGCGAGGTCGTCGCTCTCGGCATTCCCACCATGGGCGAGGCGGCCGAGGCCTGA
- the ilvA gene encoding threonine ammonia-lyase IlvA, producing the protein MPASSHVTTPKDIQQAAAALDGVAVRTNLERSERLSSEAGVDILLKREDQQKCRSFKVRGAYARMSLLSPAERERGVVCASAGNHAQGLAYACAHLGVRGTIYLPSNTPRQKRRRIATIGGTWVEQVIVDGTFDRANALAQEAARATGRTYVHPYDDPYTIAGQGTIGVELEEQMPENTAAVLVPVGGGGLVAGIATWLRANRPEVRIIGVEPTGAASMHAALEAGQPMSLAKVDPFVDGTAVGRAGALPFHIASQFVDCVLVVPEGAVCTEMLELYQSDGVIAEPAGALASTAAHVYLTDPADRKALLGRSDGAIVCVVSGGNNDLTRYAEVMERSLRHEGLRHYFLVTFPQQPGMLRMFLEDVLGPADDIVHFEYTKKNNRELGPALVGIDLTNPDDINGLRHRMEASPLHVEELPLDSEITRLVI; encoded by the coding sequence ATGCCCGCTAGTTCTCACGTGACCACGCCCAAGGATATCCAGCAGGCCGCGGCCGCCCTCGACGGGGTGGCCGTGCGCACGAACCTGGAGCGCTCCGAGCGTCTCTCCTCCGAGGCCGGCGTCGATATTCTGCTCAAACGTGAGGACCAGCAAAAGTGCCGTTCCTTCAAGGTGCGCGGCGCCTACGCCCGCATGTCGCTCCTGTCCCCCGCCGAGCGCGAGCGCGGCGTCGTGTGTGCGTCGGCCGGTAACCACGCTCAGGGCCTGGCCTACGCGTGCGCGCACCTGGGCGTGCGCGGAACAATTTATCTGCCCTCGAATACGCCCCGCCAGAAGCGCCGCCGCATCGCGACGATCGGTGGGACGTGGGTCGAGCAGGTGATTGTGGACGGCACCTTCGACCGTGCCAACGCGCTGGCGCAGGAGGCGGCGCGCGCGACGGGCCGCACCTACGTTCACCCTTACGACGATCCCTACACCATTGCCGGGCAGGGCACGATCGGCGTGGAGCTTGAGGAGCAGATGCCCGAGAACACTGCCGCCGTGCTGGTCCCCGTGGGTGGCGGCGGCCTCGTGGCGGGCATCGCGACGTGGCTGCGCGCGAACCGCCCGGAGGTGCGAATCATCGGCGTGGAGCCCACGGGTGCGGCGTCCATGCATGCTGCTCTGGAGGCGGGTCAGCCGATGTCGCTGGCGAAGGTCGATCCCTTCGTGGACGGTACGGCGGTGGGCCGGGCGGGCGCGCTGCCTTTCCATATCGCCTCGCAGTTCGTCGACTGTGTGCTGGTTGTGCCCGAGGGCGCGGTGTGCACGGAAATGCTGGAGCTGTACCAATCCGACGGCGTCATCGCCGAGCCCGCAGGCGCCCTCGCTTCGACGGCCGCTCACGTGTACCTGACGGATCCGGCGGATCGCAAGGCCCTGCTGGGCCGCTCCGACGGCGCGATCGTGTGCGTCGTGTCGGGCGGCAACAACGACCTGACGCGCTACGCGGAGGTCATGGAGCGTTCTCTGCGCCACGAGGGGCTGCGTCACTACTTCCTCGTGACGTTCCCGCAGCAGCCGGGCATGCTGCGCATGTTCCTGGAGGATGTGCTGGGTCCCGCGGACGATATCGTGCACTTCGAGTACACGAAGAAGAATAACCGCGAGCTGGGGCCGGCCCTGGTGGGTATTGATCTGACGAACCCGGATGATATCAACGGGTTGCGTCATCGGATGGAGGCCTCTCCCCTGCACGTGGAGGAGCTGCCGTTGGATTCTGAGATCACGCGGCTCGTGATCTAA
- a CDS encoding winged helix-turn-helix domain-containing protein, which produces MTLVNTPASSVRAADDRPTSYEDFLDVLAGLRLSSSRIDIDIDRGQVTLDGSDAGLSAKEHDLLAHLASNADRAVTRDELFASVWADSELGADSRTVDAHIRRLRKKLSILPDLISTVRGQGYRFNSTPAVRVRVTRPVALAA; this is translated from the coding sequence ATGACCCTCGTCAACACCCCCGCCTCCTCCGTCCGCGCCGCCGACGACCGCCCCACCTCCTACGAGGACTTCCTTGACGTCCTCGCCGGCCTGCGCCTGAGCTCCTCTCGCATCGACATCGACATCGACCGCGGCCAGGTCACCCTCGACGGCAGCGACGCCGGGCTCTCTGCCAAGGAACACGACCTCCTGGCCCATCTGGCATCCAACGCCGACCGCGCCGTCACCCGCGACGAGCTCTTCGCGTCCGTGTGGGCCGACTCTGAACTCGGAGCCGACTCGCGCACCGTCGACGCCCACATCCGACGCCTGCGCAAGAAGCTCTCCATCCTGCCCGACCTCATCTCGACGGTGCGCGGCCAAGGCTACCGCTTCAACTCCACGCCTGCGGTGCGCGTGCGCGTCACCCGCCCCGTCGCCCTCGCCGCCTGA
- a CDS encoding single-stranded DNA-binding protein, whose protein sequence is MMQDISTTLKGRIGSVPTMKHIKGDTCVTTFRLAIPRWRFTVDARTGNASYVEDGAYWYTIETWDKLADNVVRCCCKGDPVIVVARPVPNAWVDANGQIRSSIVFRASAVGHDMAKGTSRYTKNGAHSTQEPTAGSPDDPFSTRQGQALPDERGNGAAGFAPAELGEPHGEGTTDARGAEPKGAGEPACVSVDAPSAAPGDDRGVPSLAVQPDVEAHANDGRGPAERSGPLLHMHDGSEEQSSDPCMSAVSRFDYSAVEHTPEPPDEQEGDVLGDC, encoded by the coding sequence ATGATGCAGGATATTTCGACGACCCTGAAGGGGCGTATCGGCTCGGTCCCGACGATGAAACACATCAAGGGAGACACGTGTGTGACGACGTTTCGCCTGGCGATTCCCCGCTGGCGTTTTACGGTCGATGCGCGCACGGGCAACGCCTCCTACGTGGAGGACGGGGCCTACTGGTACACGATTGAGACGTGGGACAAGCTGGCCGACAACGTGGTTCGCTGCTGCTGCAAGGGCGATCCGGTGATCGTGGTGGCCCGACCTGTCCCGAACGCGTGGGTGGACGCGAACGGGCAGATTCGCTCCTCCATCGTCTTCCGGGCGAGCGCGGTCGGGCACGACATGGCGAAGGGCACGTCGCGGTACACGAAGAACGGGGCTCATTCGACGCAGGAGCCGACTGCCGGCAGCCCGGACGATCCTTTTTCGACGAGGCAGGGGCAGGCCCTGCCCGATGAGCGAGGGAACGGGGCGGCGGGGTTCGCCCCCGCGGAGCTGGGGGAGCCCCACGGTGAGGGCACGACCGACGCGCGGGGAGCGGAGCCCAAAGGAGCGGGTGAGCCAGCCTGTGTGTCCGTCGATGCACCAAGCGCTGCGCCCGGTGACGATCGGGGAGTGCCGTCCCTTGCGGTCCAGCCCGACGTTGAGGCTCACGCGAATGACGGGCGCGGGCCCGCTGAGCGCTCTGGCCCCCTCCTTCACATGCACGACGGGTCCGAGGAGCAGTCCTCGGACCCGTGTATGAGCGCGGTGTCGCGCTTTGATTATTCGGCTGTGGAGCACACCCCGGAGCCACCCGATGAACAGGAGGGGGATGTGCTGGGCGACTGTTAG
- a CDS encoding holo-ACP synthase, with amino-acid sequence MRGLGVDLVSLPEFAAQVREPGSAFLAGVLTPREARRVRARAAATSGAQPGSARFEEAVARHAGGLWAAKEAFVKAWSCALYGRPPLIGTDDVDWREIEVVHDEWDRPAIALHGRVGAACEESLGAASTWRVFVSISHDGPSAIAQVIIAHAPA; translated from the coding sequence ATGCGCGGGCTCGGCGTTGACCTGGTGTCCCTCCCTGAGTTTGCCGCTCAGGTGAGGGAGCCGGGCTCGGCCTTCCTAGCGGGCGTGCTGACGCCCCGGGAGGCCCGCCGGGTCCGCGCCCGCGCCGCCGCCACCTCGGGCGCACAGCCCGGTTCCGCCCGCTTCGAGGAGGCAGTGGCCCGTCACGCGGGCGGCCTGTGGGCCGCGAAGGAGGCCTTCGTCAAGGCGTGGTCCTGCGCCCTCTATGGCCGCCCTCCCCTCATCGGCACCGACGACGTGGACTGGCGCGAGATTGAGGTGGTCCACGACGAGTGGGATCGCCCCGCGATCGCCCTGCACGGCCGCGTCGGGGCCGCGTGCGAGGAATCGCTGGGGGCGGCCTCCACCTGGCGCGTCTTCGTCTCCATCAGCCACGACGGCCCTAGCGCCATCGCGCAGGTGATCATCGCTCACGCGCCCGCCTAA
- the metE gene encoding 5-methyltetrahydropteroyltriglutamate--homocysteine S-methyltransferase, giving the protein MSAAPAQFPTATILAYPRIGRGRELKRALEARWAGRITEAELIQAANDLRKENLARLVELGLNPSDASLADAPSLYDHVLDATILLGAIPPRFAGRAGLDLYFALARGDDKVGPEEMTKWFDTNYHYLVPEIGPDTPLRFADDTITRRFTDAREWGYVTRPVLVGPVTYLALAKADPATPDFDPLTRIDEAVDAYAQALASLHAAGAPWVQLDEPALTSDNLSRSRAELGELAARVYTRLAAATERPQILLTTPYGDASRAAGALAKTGVEALHVDTLRGSLPEGADLSGVTLVVGAVDGRYIWRADLAQLRETLKAAQALGAARVTVATSNSLQHVPHDTALETWDDATLNENLHAWLAFADQKVAEVVTLARGLDEGWEAIDPEVAEATRVLTQRAAAPGVVRPEVRARTAALTEADRTREPYLEREAAQTERLHLPPLPTTTIGSFPQTTEIRKARAANARGELSDADYEARMREEIASVIKLQEELGLDVLVHGEAERNDMVQYFAELLDGFAATRNGWVQSYGSRCTRPSILWGDVSRPAPMTVGWTTYAQSLSDKPVKGMLTGPVTIIAWSFPRNDLPLGEIADQIGLALRDEVADLEAAGIAAIQVDEPALRELLPLDADRHADYLNWSVGSFRLATSCVRPDTQIHTHLCYSEFGQIIDAIKGLDADVTSIEAARSKMEVVPELAEAGFDHGIGPGVWDIHAPRVPSTEELAELIGLAADAVPVSRLWVNPDCGLKTRGYEETKASLDNLVSATRQVRAQRGLES; this is encoded by the coding sequence ATGTCCGCTGCCCCCGCGCAGTTCCCCACCGCCACGATCCTGGCCTATCCCCGTATCGGCCGCGGCCGCGAGCTCAAGCGCGCCCTCGAGGCCCGCTGGGCCGGGCGCATCACCGAGGCCGAGCTGATCCAGGCCGCCAACGATCTGCGCAAGGAGAACCTCGCGCGCCTCGTCGAGCTCGGCCTGAACCCCTCCGACGCGTCCCTGGCCGACGCGCCCTCCCTGTACGACCACGTCCTGGACGCCACGATCCTCCTGGGTGCCATCCCGCCGCGCTTCGCCGGCCGGGCGGGCCTCGACCTCTACTTTGCGCTCGCCCGCGGCGACGACAAGGTCGGCCCCGAAGAGATGACGAAGTGGTTCGACACGAACTACCACTACCTCGTTCCCGAGATCGGCCCCGACACGCCCCTGCGCTTCGCCGACGACACGATCACCCGCCGCTTCACCGACGCCCGCGAGTGGGGCTACGTGACCCGCCCCGTCCTGGTCGGCCCCGTCACCTACCTGGCCCTGGCCAAGGCCGACCCGGCCACCCCCGACTTCGACCCGCTCACCCGCATCGACGAGGCCGTGGACGCCTACGCGCAGGCCCTGGCCTCCCTGCACGCCGCGGGCGCCCCCTGGGTGCAGCTCGACGAGCCGGCCCTCACCTCCGACAACCTCTCGCGCAGCCGCGCCGAGCTGGGGGAGCTTGCGGCCCGCGTCTACACGCGCCTCGCCGCCGCGACCGAACGCCCCCAGATCCTGCTCACCACCCCCTACGGCGACGCCTCCCGCGCGGCGGGCGCCCTCGCCAAGACCGGCGTCGAGGCCCTCCACGTCGACACGCTGCGCGGCTCGCTACCCGAGGGCGCGGACCTGTCCGGCGTCACCCTCGTCGTCGGCGCCGTCGACGGCCGCTACATCTGGCGCGCCGACCTGGCCCAGCTGCGCGAGACCCTCAAGGCGGCGCAGGCCCTGGGCGCCGCACGCGTCACCGTCGCCACCTCCAACTCCCTCCAGCACGTGCCTCACGACACGGCGCTGGAGACCTGGGATGACGCGACGCTCAATGAGAACCTGCATGCCTGGCTGGCCTTCGCCGACCAGAAGGTCGCAGAGGTCGTCACCCTGGCCCGCGGCCTGGACGAGGGCTGGGAGGCCATCGACCCCGAGGTCGCCGAGGCAACCCGCGTCCTCACGCAGCGCGCAGCCGCCCCCGGCGTCGTGCGCCCCGAGGTCCGCGCCCGCACCGCCGCCCTGACCGAGGCCGACCGCACCCGCGAGCCCTACCTGGAGCGCGAGGCCGCCCAGACCGAGCGCCTGCACCTGCCCCCGCTGCCCACGACGACGATCGGCTCCTTCCCGCAGACCACCGAGATCCGCAAGGCCCGCGCCGCCAACGCGCGCGGCGAACTCTCCGACGCGGACTACGAGGCACGCATGCGAGAAGAGATCGCCTCCGTCATCAAGCTGCAGGAGGAGCTGGGCCTAGACGTCCTGGTCCACGGCGAGGCCGAGCGTAACGACATGGTGCAGTACTTCGCTGAGCTGCTCGACGGCTTCGCGGCCACACGCAACGGCTGGGTCCAGTCCTACGGCTCGCGCTGCACGCGCCCGTCCATCCTGTGGGGCGACGTCTCCCGTCCCGCCCCCATGACCGTGGGGTGGACCACTTACGCTCAGTCGCTGTCCGACAAGCCCGTCAAGGGCATGCTCACCGGCCCCGTCACCATCATCGCGTGGTCCTTCCCGCGCAACGACCTGCCGCTCGGCGAGATTGCCGACCAGATCGGCCTGGCCCTGCGCGACGAGGTCGCCGACCTCGAGGCCGCCGGTATCGCCGCCATCCAGGTCGACGAGCCCGCCCTGCGTGAGCTCCTGCCCCTGGACGCCGACCGCCACGCCGACTACCTGAACTGGTCCGTGGGATCCTTCCGCCTGGCCACCTCCTGCGTGCGTCCCGACACCCAGATCCACACCCACCTGTGCTACTCCGAGTTCGGCCAGATCATCGACGCCATCAAGGGCCTGGACGCCGACGTCACCTCGATCGAGGCGGCGCGCTCCAAGATGGAGGTCGTCCCCGAGCTCGCCGAGGCTGGCTTCGACCACGGCATCGGCCCCGGCGTGTGGGACATCCACGCCCCCCGCGTGCCCAGCACCGAAGAGCTCGCCGAGCTCATCGGACTGGCCGCTGACGCCGTGCCGGTCTCGCGCCTGTGGGTCAACCCCGACTGCGGCCTCAAGACCCGCGGCTACGAGGAAACGAAGGCGTCGCTGGACAACCTTGTCTCCGCTACTCGACAAGTGCGTGCCCAGCGCGGCCTGGAGAGCTGA
- a CDS encoding methylenetetrahydrofolate reductase yields the protein MPFSDDDYACPCTHDHEPTLLSFEVMPPRKPSLEAPFWDTVDRLLQVRPDFMSVTYGAGGKDRHNARSTVQRLVRDTPIQPIAHLTCVGNSTSEVVSTVYDYLDSGVRTFLALRGDPPVGQEDWTPGPGGVASATELIHLIRTVEKRRCDAHPGEALRSAFKPLTIAVAAFPAGNPAAGTTQQQEVERLLVKQAAGASFAITQLFWEADVYASFVELARRAGVTIPIVPGLLPATDPARLRRVQDLTGIEVPEYLLTTLADYPHQDARDEFGAVFGSRLVHSVLDAGAPGVHLYTFNKAKPVLDILALMGVTPDPQWSPTSHPFTRN from the coding sequence GTGCCCTTCTCTGACGACGACTACGCCTGTCCCTGCACCCACGATCACGAGCCCACGCTCCTGTCCTTCGAGGTCATGCCCCCGCGCAAGCCCTCCCTCGAGGCCCCCTTCTGGGACACGGTCGACCGTCTCCTCCAGGTCCGCCCCGACTTCATGTCCGTCACCTACGGCGCCGGCGGCAAGGACCGCCACAACGCCCGCTCAACGGTCCAGCGCCTCGTGCGCGACACGCCGATCCAGCCGATCGCGCACCTGACCTGCGTCGGTAACTCGACCTCAGAGGTCGTCTCCACCGTCTACGACTACCTCGACTCGGGCGTGCGCACCTTCCTCGCTCTGCGCGGTGACCCGCCCGTCGGGCAAGAAGACTGGACCCCCGGACCCGGTGGCGTCGCCAGCGCTACGGAACTCATCCACCTCATTCGCACCGTCGAAAAGCGCCGCTGCGACGCCCACCCGGGCGAGGCCCTACGCTCCGCCTTCAAGCCTCTGACGATCGCGGTCGCCGCATTCCCCGCCGGTAACCCCGCCGCCGGGACGACCCAGCAGCAGGAGGTCGAGCGCCTCCTCGTTAAGCAGGCAGCGGGCGCTTCCTTCGCGATCACACAGCTCTTCTGGGAGGCCGACGTCTACGCGTCCTTCGTCGAGCTAGCGCGCCGCGCCGGCGTCACCATCCCGATCGTCCCGGGCCTGCTGCCCGCGACCGACCCGGCCCGCCTGCGCCGCGTCCAGGACCTGACCGGCATTGAGGTCCCCGAATACCTTCTGACGACGCTGGCCGACTACCCCCACCAGGATGCGCGCGACGAGTTCGGCGCTGTCTTCGGCTCGCGCCTCGTCCACTCTGTCCTGGACGCGGGCGCCCCCGGCGTGCACCTCTACACCTTCAACAAGGCCAAGCCCGTCCTCGACATCCTTGCCCTCATGGGCGTGACGCCGGACCCGCAGTGGTCCCCGACCTCACACCCCTTCACGCGCAACTGA